One Rhinoderma darwinii isolate aRhiDar2 chromosome 6, aRhiDar2.hap1, whole genome shotgun sequence DNA window includes the following coding sequences:
- the ERICH2 gene encoding glutamate-rich protein 2 isoform X2: MNRTEACGSASQVNLCKGLGKLEVLDPEDDDYLKASKSVSLVCNSHSPEFATKRPVSSQNGKLQVLGPKEEVVIQSYDAASSSDIPDYNVGASLPMNNIENGKMQKITSVPGNTDEKETTGPQSLAIHNGNIKRRLEESSDEDESDDETGRAPIELLAEFISAIMDKDYQVAQKLCQMILLYEPENPEAKQFSPLIEKMLQIEQQQSSEDEDSEDSDEETDEDTSDTDDDDDHCTTKHIS; encoded by the exons ATGAACAG GACTGAAGCCTGTGGATCAGCTTCCCAAGTCAATCTGTGCAAG GGACTGGGAAAGCTGGAAGTTCTTGACCCAGAAG ATGATGATTATCTAAAAGCCAGCAAATCCGTGTCTCT GGTGTGTAATTCTCACAGTCCAGAATTTGcaacaaag AGACCTGTAAGCTCTCAGAATGGGAAACTACAAGTGCTCGGACCCAAAG agGAAGTGGTTATACAGTCTTATGATGCAGCATCAAG CAGTGATATTCCAGATTACAATGTTGGGGCAAGCCTGCCAATGAACAATATAGAAAATGGTAAAATGCAGAAGATCACATCTGTGCCCGGAAACACTG ATGAAAAAGAAACCACAGGACCTCAATCATTGGCCATTCATAACGGCAACATCAAACGACGTCTGGAGGAGTCTAGCGATGAAGATGAGAGTGATGATGAAACCGGCCGTGCTCCCATAGAGCTTCTAGCAGAG TTCATCAGTGCTATAATGGATAAGGATTACCAAGTGGCACAGAAACTGTGTCAGATGA TACTTCTATACGAACCAGAAAATCCAGAGGCCAAGCAGTTTTCACCACTTATTGAGAAAATGCTGCAAATTG AACAACAACAAAGTAGTGAAGACGAGGACAGTGAAGATTCAGATGAGGAGACAGATGAAGACACCAGTGATACAGATGATGACGACGACCATTGTACTACCAAACATATTTCATAA
- the ERICH2 gene encoding glutamate-rich protein 2 isoform X3: MYNTAATEACGSASQVNLCKGLGKLEVLDPEDDDYLKASKSVSLVCNSHSPEFATKRPVSSQNGKLQVLGPKEEVVIQSYDAASSSDIPDYNVGASLPMNNIENGKMQKITSVPGNTDEKETTGPQSLAIHNGNIKRRLEESSDEDESDDETGRAPIELLAEFISAIMDKDYQVAQKLCQMSSTSIRTRKSRGQAVFTTY, translated from the exons ATGTACAATACTGCTgc GACTGAAGCCTGTGGATCAGCTTCCCAAGTCAATCTGTGCAAG GGACTGGGAAAGCTGGAAGTTCTTGACCCAGAAG ATGATGATTATCTAAAAGCCAGCAAATCCGTGTCTCT GGTGTGTAATTCTCACAGTCCAGAATTTGcaacaaag AGACCTGTAAGCTCTCAGAATGGGAAACTACAAGTGCTCGGACCCAAAG agGAAGTGGTTATACAGTCTTATGATGCAGCATCAAG CAGTGATATTCCAGATTACAATGTTGGGGCAAGCCTGCCAATGAACAATATAGAAAATGGTAAAATGCAGAAGATCACATCTGTGCCCGGAAACACTG ATGAAAAAGAAACCACAGGACCTCAATCATTGGCCATTCATAACGGCAACATCAAACGACGTCTGGAGGAGTCTAGCGATGAAGATGAGAGTGATGATGAAACCGGCCGTGCTCCCATAGAGCTTCTAGCAGAG TTCATCAGTGCTATAATGGATAAGGATTACCAAGTGGCACAGAAACTGTGTCAGATGAGTAG TACTTCTATACGAACCAGAAAATCCAGAGGCCAAGCAGTTTTCACCACTTATTGA
- the ERICH2 gene encoding glutamate-rich protein 2 isoform X1 yields MYNTAATEACGSASQVNLCKGLGKLEVLDPEDDDYLKASKSVSLVCNSHSPEFATKRPVSSQNGKLQVLGPKEEVVIQSYDAASSSDIPDYNVGASLPMNNIENGKMQKITSVPGNTDEKETTGPQSLAIHNGNIKRRLEESSDEDESDDETGRAPIELLAEFISAIMDKDYQVAQKLCQMILLYEPENPEAKQFSPLIEKMLQIEQQQSSEDEDSEDSDEETDEDTSDTDDDDDHCTTKHIS; encoded by the exons ATGTACAATACTGCTgc GACTGAAGCCTGTGGATCAGCTTCCCAAGTCAATCTGTGCAAG GGACTGGGAAAGCTGGAAGTTCTTGACCCAGAAG ATGATGATTATCTAAAAGCCAGCAAATCCGTGTCTCT GGTGTGTAATTCTCACAGTCCAGAATTTGcaacaaag AGACCTGTAAGCTCTCAGAATGGGAAACTACAAGTGCTCGGACCCAAAG agGAAGTGGTTATACAGTCTTATGATGCAGCATCAAG CAGTGATATTCCAGATTACAATGTTGGGGCAAGCCTGCCAATGAACAATATAGAAAATGGTAAAATGCAGAAGATCACATCTGTGCCCGGAAACACTG ATGAAAAAGAAACCACAGGACCTCAATCATTGGCCATTCATAACGGCAACATCAAACGACGTCTGGAGGAGTCTAGCGATGAAGATGAGAGTGATGATGAAACCGGCCGTGCTCCCATAGAGCTTCTAGCAGAG TTCATCAGTGCTATAATGGATAAGGATTACCAAGTGGCACAGAAACTGTGTCAGATGA TACTTCTATACGAACCAGAAAATCCAGAGGCCAAGCAGTTTTCACCACTTATTGAGAAAATGCTGCAAATTG AACAACAACAAAGTAGTGAAGACGAGGACAGTGAAGATTCAGATGAGGAGACAGATGAAGACACCAGTGATACAGATGATGACGACGACCATTGTACTACCAAACATATTTCATAA